The nucleotide sequence GCAGCCACAGGCAGGCCAGCGTCAGCACGCTGTTGGTGATGTTGGAGAACAGGTTCCGTCGCGCCCAAGTGATGGCGTGGTTAATGGGCGTCGGGTTGGATGGTGTGTGTGTCGTCATGGTCATCCTGTTCCTTTAACGCTCAATTAAGGCGATTTTCCGGTTATAGATGTTCATCAGTAATGAGATCAGCAGGCTGATAATCAGGTAGACCGACATGGTGATGGCGATGGTTTCGATGGCTTGTCCGGTCTGGTTCAGCACCGTGCCGGCGAACAGCGACACCATATCCGGATAACCGATGGCGGCAGCCAGCGAAGAGTTTTTCACCACGTTCAGATACTGACTGGTCAATGGCGGAATAATCACGCGCAGCGCCTGCGGCAGAATCACCTTACGCAGGGTGACCGGTTTGGGCAGGCCCAGCGACAGCGCCGCTTCGTGTTGCCCATAAGAGACGGACTGGATCCCGGAGCGGATGATCTCGGCGATAAAGGAAGAGGTATACACCGACAATGCCAGCGCCAGCGCCGCCAGTTCAGGGATCAGCACCAGCCCGCCGCTGAAGTTGAATCCTTTCAGTACCGGGACATCCCAATGCAGCGCCCGGCCGAAAATCAGGTGCGATAAGCCCAGCAACGTCACGAGCACCGCCAGTAGAATTGGCCAGGACCTGCGCTGCTGACCGGTGCAGGCATGGTAGCTTTTATTGCGGCGGAAAATCACGGCGGCGACGACCAGTGTAATGATCAGCGCCAGTATCGAAGCAAACGCCCCCGGGCCGAATTCAGCGGCCGGGATATACAATCCGCGGTTACTCAGGAAAAAGGTATCGAGCGCGTTTACCGCCTGACGTGGGCCCGGCAGGTTGCGCAGCACCGCGAAATACCAGAAGAAGATCTGCAACAGCGGCGGAATATTGCGGAATGTCTCGATGTAGATGGCGGACAATTTACGCAACAGCCAGTTGTCGGACAGACGAGCCAGACCAACGATAAATCCCAGCAGCGAGGCGCAGACAATACAAATAACCGAGACCAGCAGCGTGTTCAGCAGACCGACGACAAAGACGCGGGCGTAAGTATCGCCCTGCTTATAGTCGATCAGGTGCTGAACAATACCAAAGCCAGCGCTGTTATTCAGAAAAGCGAAACCAGACGTAATCCCACGCTGCGCCAGATTGGTTACGGTGTTGTGCAGCAGATAACCAACGGTCACCACGACGATGACGACCGCCAGTATTTGATACAACCAGGCGCGCACCGCTGGATTAGTCAGTGATAAATCACCTTTCACGGTTGGGCGTTGCAGCATGTTGGAGCCTCAGTGACAGATAAAGCAAGGGCACGGCTGGTTCGCAGCACGTGCCCGGTTTTATATCAGAATCAGCGAACGGCCGGGGCGTACTGGATGCCGCCTTTGTTCCACAGCTCGTTCAGGCCGCGTTTGATTTTCAGCTCACTGCCCTGACCTACGTTGCGCTCAAACACTTCGCCGTAGTTGCCCACCTGTTTGACGATTTTGTACGCCCAGTCGGCCGGCAGTTTCAGGTCTTTGCCGTAGTTGCCTTCTTTGCCGAGCAGGTGCGACATGTCCGGGGTAGCCGGTTTGGCGGCCATCTGGTCGACGTTTTGAGAGGTGACGCCCATCTCTTCGGCGTTCAGCATGGCGAACAGCGTCCAGCGGACAATCGCGTACCAGTCTTCATCACCACGGCGCACCACCGGTCCCAGCGGTTCTTTGGAGATAACTTCCGGCAGCACCACGAAGTCGGCCGGCTTGCCCAGTTTGATACGCAGGGCGTACAGCTGAGACTGGTCGGAAGCCAGCGTATCGCAGCGGCCGGAATCCAGCGCTTTGGCGCTTTCATCAGAGCGGTCGAAGGTCACCGGGGTGTATTTCATGTTGTGGGTTTTGAAGTAGTCGGCCACGTTCAGTTCGGTGTCGGTGCCGGCCTGGATACAAACGGTTGCGCCGTCCAGCTCTTTGGCGCTTTTCAGCCCGGCTTTGTTATGGGTCAGGAAGCCGATACCATCGTAGTAGGTCACGCCGGTGAACAGCAGACCCATGCTGCCGTCACGGGAGGAGGTCCAGGTGGTATTGCGGGACAGCAAATCCACTTCGCCGGACTGCAGGGCGGTGAAACGCTCTTTAGCGGTCAACGGGGTGAATTTGACTTTATTGGCATCGCCAAAAATGGCCGCAGCGACGCCACGGCAGACGTCAACGTCGATACCGGAGTATTTGCCGTTGGCATCGGCATACGAGAAACCAGGAAGCCCATCGCTGATACCGCACTGCACGAACCCTTTCTTCTGAATCGCATCCAGAGTTGCGCCTGCGTGTGCCTGGTTGATGAAGGCAAACAGTGAAGCGCTGGCGACCAGCGTGGACATAATCACTTTTTTCATAATCATCGTATGTGCCTAATGTAATAGTAATGTGCTGTTGTGTTTTGGCGCAGTCATGGCTGCACCTGCTCTGTCTGTCGGCGTTGTGTCCCGGATACGGGAGCCGTCGTTATCAGAAAGCAAAAACAATGCCAGCTTGTAATCACAGTGATACAGGCAGGAAACTAAATCGCATCAGTGGCGAATCGGGATAAATCAGCAGCATGGAGGGATAAAGAAAAGACATAGGGCGCACCAAAACGGCGGGATTGCTCCGCAGGCGCTCCAATTTGGTGCAGCTTACGTAAAAACCAGGAGATTAACATGCAGACGCTGCCTCAAGGAGGGCAATGGTCAACGGCGGCGCATTATTTTTGGTCGGTAACTATCTGTTTTAGTGCAGCGGGATTCTGGCCATTGCGTCATGACACTTCACGGCGGATAAAGCCAGAGGTTACGGCAAACCGGGGGCTGTCGAGGTAGTCAATCTGATGGGGATAAAGCAGGCAGAGCCACCAGGCTAGCCTGCCCATCGACTATCAATGCACGGTGTGGCGCTGGTAATATTTTTCCAGCCGCGTCTGCAGCTTGCTTAGCACGGTGCTAAACAGCAGGTAGATTAGCGCGGCTTCGATATAGAGAATTAGCGGCTCGTAGGTCACCGACACGATACGCTGTGCGGCCAGAAACATTTCCGGCACCGTGATAACGGCAGCCAGCGAGGTGTCCTTGACCAGAGAAATAAAGGTATTCGCCAGCGGCGGCAGCGACACGAATACCGACTGCGGCACGATCACCCAGCGGATGGCCTGTGCGCCGCTCATGCCGAGCGAATAGGCGGCGTTCCACTGCCCCCTCGGCACGGAGAGAATGGCGCCGCGCACGATTTCCGAGCTGTAAGCGCCGACGTTAAGGCTGAAACCAATCAGCGCCGCCGGGAACGCGTCCAGCGTGATGCCGGCGCTGGGCAAGCCATAGAAAATCAGGAACAGCTGGACCAGCAGCGGCGTGCCGCGAATCACCCACACATAAAAGTCGCAAATCCGCTTGAGCGGTTTCGGGCCGTACAGGCGCAACAAGGCAACCAGTACGCCTACCATCAAACCGAGGATAAAGGAAAGAATCGCGAGAGGAACGGTGAATGTCAGCCCGGCAGAAAGCAGACTCCAGAAGGAGTCTGCCATGAGTTGTAGCCATGATGGCATCTAAAATAACCCCGATATCAATGCATTATTTGGAAACGTCTTGTCCAAAGTATCGCACAGAAATCGTCTTATAGGTGCCGTCTGCTTTGATTTGATCCAATGCTTTGTTCAGCGCATCCACCAGTTGCGGCTGGTTTTTGCGTACCAGAATGGCGGACGGATCGCCGCTTTCGGCGGTGGCGACCACTTTCACCTTGGCGTCTGGTTTGTGTTTTTTGAAGTCCAGGAACGACAGGTTATCGTTCAGGGTGGCTTCAGCGCGGCCGCTCAGCACCAGTTCCAGCGACTGATTGAAGCCGTCGGTCGGCACGATTTCCGCACCGTAGCTGGTCGCCAGCTTAGAATAATTGCTGGTCAGGCTCTGGGCGGATTTGTGGCCTTTCAGATCGTTGAACGATTTGATGCTGGTGTTATCACTATGCACGATCAGTACGGATTTGGCGTCGATATACGGTTGGGTGAAGTCATACTTCACCTGACGCTCTTTGGTTACACCCACCTGGTTGATGACGGCGTCATAGCGTTTGGCGTCCACCCCAGCGATCAGCCCGTCCCAGCGGCCTTCAACGAATTCAGCTTTTACGCCCAGTTTTTCCGCCACGGCGCGGCCGACATCCACATCGAATCCGACCAGTTTGCCGGAGGCATCATGGTAAGTGTAAGGCGCATACGTGCCTTCAGTACCGAATTTAATCACCCCCGCGGCCTTGATGGCGCTGAGATCATCCTGAGCCTGTGCCAGCGCGCTGGTAACCAGTAAGGCGCCGGTAAGTAATGCTAAACGAGATGTTTTCATCATAGTTCCTGCCAGATAGGTCGTTGCTGTTGTTAGTCAGAAATTCTGCGAATTTACGTGATGTCATGATTTTTGCCAAGTACATAAAGGCATGGCTTATATCTGCTATGAATATAGTGAGCGCCGGTATTTTTTACCACCGGGGACCGCGGGTTAGCGCCGCGGGAAGGCGTGATATACGGTGGTAACAAATGGTCGCCAGACTTGTTTTTTCCCGCCGTAATCTGTTGCCTGAGGAGGCGCTATGAAGCTCAGACTTGCCAGTTATAACGTTGAAAACCTGTTTCACCGTACTGCTATTCTTAACCTGCCTGACCCGCAGCAAAGCAGTGAATTGCTGGAAAACGTACGCCAGTTGCAAACACTGCTGGATACCGATAAGTATGACGACGCCTTGAAAAGCCGAGTTTTTACCCTTACCAGCAATCTCCAGCCTTATATTGACCTTCGTGTCGATGGCGGCTCGCTCGGCAGTTGGAAAAGCGAGGCCGGCAAGACCGGATTCCAGATTAACAAGAGCTGCCGGGGACGAGGAGACTGGCTGGGCGAGCTGGTTTTTCGCGCCGAAGCGTTCGGCGATCAGCAGCGAAAAAATACCGGGCTGGTCATCAAGGCGCTGAATGCCGATATCCTGTGCGCGGCGGAAGTGGAAAACATGGCGGTGCTGCGTGATTTCAACCAGCAGATTCTGGCGGATAAAGCATTTGCTCAGTATGTCATGATCGACAGCCCAAATGATCCGCGCGGCA is from Dickeya dianthicola NCPPB 453 and encodes:
- a CDS encoding amino acid ABC transporter permease, whose protein sequence is MLQRPTVKGDLSLTNPAVRAWLYQILAVVIVVVTVGYLLHNTVTNLAQRGITSGFAFLNNSAGFGIVQHLIDYKQGDTYARVFVVGLLNTLLVSVICIVCASLLGFIVGLARLSDNWLLRKLSAIYIETFRNIPPLLQIFFWYFAVLRNLPGPRQAVNALDTFFLSNRGLYIPAAEFGPGAFASILALIITLVVAAVIFRRNKSYHACTGQQRRSWPILLAVLVTLLGLSHLIFGRALHWDVPVLKGFNFSGGLVLIPELAALALALSVYTSSFIAEIIRSGIQSVSYGQHEAALSLGLPKPVTLRKVILPQALRVIIPPLTSQYLNVVKNSSLAAAIGYPDMVSLFAGTVLNQTGQAIETIAITMSVYLIISLLISLLMNIYNRKIALIER
- a CDS encoding amino acid ABC transporter substrate-binding protein; this encodes MKKVIMSTLVASASLFAFINQAHAGATLDAIQKKGFVQCGISDGLPGFSYADANGKYSGIDVDVCRGVAAAIFGDANKVKFTPLTAKERFTALQSGEVDLLSRNTTWTSSRDGSMGLLFTGVTYYDGIGFLTHNKAGLKSAKELDGATVCIQAGTDTELNVADYFKTHNMKYTPVTFDRSDESAKALDSGRCDTLASDQSQLYALRIKLGKPADFVVLPEVISKEPLGPVVRRGDEDWYAIVRWTLFAMLNAEEMGVTSQNVDQMAAKPATPDMSHLLGKEGNYGKDLKLPADWAYKIVKQVGNYGEVFERNVGQGSELKIKRGLNELWNKGGIQYAPAVR
- a CDS encoding amino acid ABC transporter permease, yielding MPSWLQLMADSFWSLLSAGLTFTVPLAILSFILGLMVGVLVALLRLYGPKPLKRICDFYVWVIRGTPLLVQLFLIFYGLPSAGITLDAFPAALIGFSLNVGAYSSEIVRGAILSVPRGQWNAAYSLGMSGAQAIRWVIVPQSVFVSLPPLANTFISLVKDTSLAAVITVPEMFLAAQRIVSVTYEPLILYIEAALIYLLFSTVLSKLQTRLEKYYQRHTVH
- a CDS encoding amino acid ABC transporter substrate-binding protein; translation: MKTSRLALLTGALLVTSALAQAQDDLSAIKAAGVIKFGTEGTYAPYTYHDASGKLVGFDVDVGRAVAEKLGVKAEFVEGRWDGLIAGVDAKRYDAVINQVGVTKERQVKYDFTQPYIDAKSVLIVHSDNTSIKSFNDLKGHKSAQSLTSNYSKLATSYGAEIVPTDGFNQSLELVLSGRAEATLNDNLSFLDFKKHKPDAKVKVVATAESGDPSAILVRKNQPQLVDALNKALDQIKADGTYKTISVRYFGQDVSK